A part of Maridesulfovibrio hydrothermalis AM13 = DSM 14728 genomic DNA contains:
- the ptsP gene encoding phosphoenolpyruvate--protein phosphotransferase, whose product MARAVVNGISVSTGIAIGKAFFLNRSISSRLPRQTVPLHMIENEKERLIKGFTDAVEELAAVREKVPAELKEHQLIIDSHLMMLKDPKFQMSAIKYIDDHSLNAEWALDKAVNEFEKAFGALEDKYIRERMQDVRQVAMRVQVKLIGDEANLRPVEGRIVLMAHDLTPADTIELEVNKLMSFVTTLGGKTSHTGILARTLNIPALVGVAELENSVVDGDLVIIDGIDGKVLVDPSDEELEHYYNLENQFNDYQRTIIRGCQLPAETEDGYRVQVHANIELFEEVSAVIDNGGEGIGLFRTEYAYLNRTDLPTEEELFEKYSDLAAIMSPRKVTLRTLDLGADKFMSHFGSLDEANPALGLRAVRFCLKHPDLFRLQLRAILRASVHGNVSLMFPMICGLREVLQAKSAVVRAQKELREEGIPFDENMPIGVMIELPAAVMIAEILAQEVDFFSIGTNDLIQYSLGIDRTNPHVSYLYQPLHPAVVRSIKYVVDAGHRAGIGVSLCGEVASDPYCVPILMGMQIDSLSLTPQAIPGIKRILRQLNMQECKQLLKEVLNCRTVSSINRLVTENIYKKYPEELTFFASLLDNEEITG is encoded by the coding sequence GTGGCCAGAGCGGTCGTCAACGGAATTTCCGTCTCAACAGGTATAGCCATAGGCAAAGCCTTCTTTTTGAATCGCAGCATCTCTTCGAGGTTGCCGAGGCAGACTGTGCCTTTGCATATGATCGAGAACGAGAAAGAGCGTCTCATCAAAGGATTCACTGATGCGGTGGAGGAACTTGCAGCCGTGCGGGAGAAAGTCCCTGCCGAGCTGAAGGAACATCAGCTGATCATTGATTCCCATTTAATGATGCTCAAAGATCCGAAGTTTCAGATGTCTGCGATCAAATATATTGACGACCACAGTCTTAATGCCGAATGGGCACTTGACAAGGCCGTAAATGAATTTGAGAAGGCCTTTGGCGCTCTGGAAGATAAATATATCCGTGAACGCATGCAGGACGTGCGTCAGGTGGCCATGCGGGTGCAGGTTAAGCTTATTGGCGATGAAGCTAACCTCCGTCCGGTAGAAGGGCGTATTGTGCTCATGGCTCATGATCTGACACCGGCAGATACCATTGAGCTGGAAGTTAACAAGCTCATGTCGTTCGTCACCACTCTGGGAGGTAAAACCTCTCATACCGGTATTCTGGCCCGTACTCTGAATATCCCGGCTCTGGTCGGTGTTGCAGAACTGGAGAATTCAGTCGTTGATGGTGATCTGGTCATTATTGACGGGATTGACGGAAAAGTTCTGGTGGACCCAAGCGATGAGGAGCTGGAACATTATTATAATCTGGAAAATCAGTTTAATGACTATCAGCGGACAATTATCCGGGGCTGCCAGCTTCCGGCTGAAACCGAAGACGGTTACCGTGTTCAGGTGCACGCAAATATAGAACTTTTTGAAGAAGTTTCAGCGGTTATTGATAACGGAGGCGAGGGGATTGGTCTTTTCAGAACTGAATATGCCTACCTGAACAGGACTGACCTTCCCACTGAAGAAGAGCTGTTTGAAAAATATTCCGATCTGGCGGCAATCATGTCACCGCGCAAGGTTACTTTGCGTACTCTTGATCTCGGGGCGGACAAATTTATGTCGCATTTCGGGTCGCTTGATGAAGCCAACCCTGCTCTGGGGCTTCGCGCTGTACGTTTTTGCCTTAAGCATCCGGATCTTTTCCGTCTCCAGTTGCGGGCTATCCTGAGGGCCAGCGTTCATGGCAACGTATCGCTTATGTTTCCCATGATATGCGGTCTTAGAGAAGTGCTGCAAGCCAAGTCTGCTGTGGTTCGCGCTCAGAAGGAACTTCGTGAAGAAGGTATTCCTTTTGATGAAAATATGCCTATCGGGGTCATGATAGAGCTGCCGGCAGCGGTTATGATTGCTGAAATTCTGGCTCAGGAAGTAGACTTTTTCAGTATCGGAACCAACGATTTGATCCAGTACAGTCTGGGTATTGACCGCACCAATCCTCATGTTTCATATCTTTACCAGCCCTTACATCCGGCTGTTGTGCGTTCTATCAAATACGTTGTAGATGCTGGGCATCGGGCTGGAATCGGGGTGAGTCTTTGCGGCGAGGTTGCTTCTGATCCGTATTGCGTCCCTATTCTCATGGGAATGCAGATTGACAGTCTCAGCCTGACACCTCAGGCTATCCCCGGAATCAAAAGAATTTTGCGCCAGTTAAACATGCAGGAGTGCAAGCAGCTTTTGAAGGAAGTTCTTAACTGCCGCACTGTAAGCAGTATCAACCGGCTTGTTACAGAAAATATTTATAAAAAGTATCCCGAAGAGCTGACCTTTTTTGCGTCGCTTTTGGATAATGAAGAGATAACAGGTTAA
- a CDS encoding HPr family phosphocarrier protein: protein MIDNSELRDEAPSGDSAARTVVVANQLGLHARPAARLAQEAQNFEAAITIVSESQEVDAKSILDILTLAAAQGSALELRAEGADAAPALDCLEELFKNRFGEEK from the coding sequence ATGATTGATAACAGTGAGCTGCGTGACGAGGCCCCTTCGGGGGACAGTGCGGCCCGGACTGTAGTTGTAGCTAATCAGCTGGGGCTTCATGCCCGCCCGGCTGCCCGGCTGGCACAGGAAGCCCAGAATTTTGAGGCTGCAATAACTATAGTCAGTGAGTCGCAGGAAGTGGATGCCAAGTCCATTCTTGATATCCTGACTCTGGCGGCAGCGCAGGGCAGTGCCCTTGAACTTAGAGCTGAAGGCGCAGATGCCGCGCCGGCTCTTGATTGTCTGGAAGAACTTTTTAAAAACAGATTCGGCGAGGAAAAATAA
- a CDS encoding PTS system mannose/fructose/sorbose family transporter subunit IID produces the protein MKGKEAGKKSLGLAFARCFLRCYFVGAGFNTRGLQNIGFSYAMQPGLEAIYSDPAKLSKARKRYVKHYNSHPFWAPLLVAIFLSVEMKIKEGSFPELLLDKLKNTTSYTLSAIGDSVFAGSGLIFWALATVNMLLAGHHMLAMLLGLLLFVGLQVFKGFTFWSGIHKGLGFLDELKKWDLINWGERLKFANAFLVLLLWFQLWPRPLNIYEWYGGGALAGVLSWLIVTGKIAREIVAVAVVVIAVLLVKFV, from the coding sequence ATGAAAGGAAAGGAAGCAGGTAAAAAATCTCTGGGTCTGGCTTTTGCCCGATGCTTCCTGCGTTGTTATTTTGTCGGTGCGGGCTTTAATACCCGCGGCTTGCAGAATATCGGTTTTTCTTATGCCATGCAGCCGGGCCTTGAAGCTATCTATTCCGATCCCGCCAAACTTTCCAAGGCCCGCAAAAGGTATGTTAAGCATTACAATTCACATCCCTTCTGGGCGCCGCTTCTAGTTGCTATTTTTCTTTCAGTGGAAATGAAAATAAAAGAAGGAAGTTTTCCGGAACTGCTGCTGGACAAGCTTAAAAATACGACCAGCTATACTCTCTCAGCAATCGGGGACTCTGTTTTTGCAGGAAGTGGACTTATATTCTGGGCTCTTGCAACGGTGAATATGCTCCTTGCTGGTCATCACATGCTGGCTATGCTACTCGGTTTGTTGTTATTTGTAGGTTTACAGGTATTTAAGGGATTTACTTTCTGGTCGGGAATTCATAAGGGACTTGGGTTTCTTGATGAATTGAAAAAATGGGACCTTATCAACTGGGGAGAACGGCTGAAATTTGCCAATGCTTTTCTGGTTCTGCTGCTCTGGTTCCAACTATGGCCCCGACCGCTTAATATATATGAATGGTATGGTGGCGGCGCACTTGCCGGCGTGCTGAGCTGGCTGATTGTCACCGGTAAAATTGCCAGAGAAATTGTTGCAGTTGCAGTGGTGGTTATAGCGGTGCTGCTCGTTAAATTTGTTTAA
- the rsmI gene encoding 16S rRNA (cytidine(1402)-2'-O)-methyltransferase: protein MHSTSPTLWVVATPLGNLGDITERARKVLSSVDVILAEDTRRTGKLLQSLDIKGPGFISLHEHNEEKRIKKVLAHFDEGKNAALVSDAGTPLMSDPGYRLVRACREHGVRVVPVPGPCAPVTALSGCGLPPYPFSFLGFLPRKEGQMRRLFESFGQTGATMVFFERKSRLRETMQLAYESLGNREFAICRELTKDYEEFINGNLADWAEVSDELRGEITVVVGPPVLEGPASEEDIFRMIDAEIASGDKPKIIARRIAEKVEGWTAKAVYEKVTERKKGA, encoded by the coding sequence ATGCATTCGACCTCACCGACATTATGGGTGGTGGCAACACCGCTTGGCAACCTTGGTGATATCACCGAACGGGCCAGAAAAGTATTATCCTCGGTAGATGTTATTCTAGCTGAAGATACTCGCAGGACAGGAAAACTTTTGCAGTCTCTGGATATCAAAGGTCCGGGATTTATCAGCCTGCATGAGCATAACGAGGAAAAGCGGATTAAAAAAGTCCTTGCCCATTTTGATGAAGGCAAAAATGCCGCACTGGTTTCAGATGCCGGAACACCGCTGATGAGCGACCCCGGTTACCGGCTAGTCAGAGCCTGCCGTGAGCATGGCGTGCGTGTTGTGCCTGTTCCCGGCCCATGCGCTCCGGTGACGGCTCTTTCCGGTTGCGGTCTTCCTCCTTATCCCTTTTCATTTTTAGGCTTTCTGCCCCGTAAAGAAGGGCAGATGCGCAGACTCTTTGAGTCTTTCGGCCAGACCGGAGCGACGATGGTTTTCTTTGAACGGAAATCCCGTTTGCGCGAAACTATGCAACTTGCTTATGAATCTCTGGGTAACAGAGAATTCGCCATTTGCCGTGAACTGACTAAAGACTACGAAGAATTTATAAATGGAAATTTAGCGGACTGGGCAGAAGTATCCGATGAACTGCGGGGAGAGATTACCGTGGTGGTCGGTCCCCCTGTGCTTGAAGGCCCTGCATCCGAAGAAGATATTTTTCGTATGATCGATGCTGAGATTGCTTCGGGCGATAAACCGAAGATTATTGCAAGACGTATAGCTGAAAAGGTTGAAGGCTGGACAGCAAAAGCGGTCTATGAAAAGGTAACGGAAAGAAAAAAAGGTGCTTAG
- a CDS encoding YraN family protein translates to MSPRHVDFGHAGEDYAACYLENRGYNLRQRNWRWRQWELDIICELDDELIFVEVKTRTGRNVQSGVQAVNAAKQRKLVKAATHYLSAMDLWHRPCRFDLVIVNDDGNGFTAEHIQNAFDLTDIMGGGNTAWQPW, encoded by the coding sequence GTGTCTCCCCGGCATGTAGATTTCGGTCATGCCGGTGAAGATTATGCCGCGTGTTATCTGGAAAATCGGGGCTATAATTTACGTCAGCGTAATTGGCGCTGGCGGCAATGGGAACTTGATATCATCTGTGAACTTGATGATGAACTTATTTTTGTGGAAGTAAAGACCAGAACCGGACGTAATGTGCAGTCCGGTGTGCAAGCCGTTAACGCGGCAAAACAGCGGAAACTGGTCAAGGCTGCTACTCATTATCTTTCGGCTATGGACCTTTGGCACAGACCCTGTCGTTTTGATCTGGTTATTGTAAATGACGATGGAAACGGCTTTACAGCGGAACATATACAAAATGCATTCGACCTCACCGACATTATGGGTGGTGGCAACACCGCTTGGCAACCTTGGTGA
- a CDS encoding ribonuclease HII has product MLPGFDGNDLLTAGIDEAGRGCLSGPVVAGAVILPAQYNLPGLTDSKKLDEATRDRLAEEIRKQAVCWALGVSRAQVVDQINILQATFRAMGRSVLHLKVKPQLLLVDGNKTIPPAHLGKVSGFRQEAIVKGDLKIPAISAASILAKTFRDSLMVRLEKRYPGYGFAVHKGYGTKAHMEALKELGPCAIHRMTFKGVLPEKKKCRQECMCLPGM; this is encoded by the coding sequence ATGTTACCCGGTTTTGATGGTAATGACCTGCTGACGGCCGGTATAGATGAAGCCGGTCGCGGCTGTCTTTCCGGCCCTGTTGTGGCCGGCGCGGTCATTCTGCCTGCGCAATACAATTTGCCGGGGCTGACTGATTCTAAAAAGCTTGATGAAGCAACCCGTGATCGGCTGGCGGAGGAAATCCGCAAACAGGCTGTCTGCTGGGCACTGGGCGTGAGCCGCGCGCAGGTGGTGGATCAGATAAATATTTTGCAGGCTACTTTTCGGGCCATGGGCCGCTCGGTCCTGCATTTGAAGGTCAAGCCTCAGCTTTTGCTGGTGGATGGCAATAAGACCATTCCTCCGGCTCATCTTGGAAAAGTGTCGGGGTTCAGGCAGGAGGCCATTGTGAAGGGGGACTTAAAAATCCCGGCAATTTCTGCTGCGTCTATTCTGGCAAAGACATTTCGTGATTCTCTCATGGTGCGGCTTGAAAAACGTTATCCGGGCTATGGTTTTGCGGTTCACAAAGGGTATGGAACCAAAGCTCATATGGAAGCTCTTAAAGAACTTGGTCCGTGCGCGATTCACCGGATGACCTTTAAAGGGGTGCTTCCTGAGAAAAAAAAGTGCCGGCAGGAGTGCATGTGTCTCCCCGGCATGTAG
- the rplS gene encoding 50S ribosomal protein L19: MNVISKIEREQMRLDMPAFKAGDTVKVHLRIIEGEKERIQVFQGAVLRYRNGTTDSTFTVRKISDGIGVERVFAVHSPYIERVEVVTEGKVRRSRIYYLRNLKGKAARIKSKKAW, translated from the coding sequence ATGAACGTAATTTCTAAGATCGAACGCGAACAGATGCGTCTTGATATGCCTGCTTTCAAAGCTGGTGACACAGTAAAGGTTCACCTGCGTATTATTGAAGGTGAAAAAGAGCGTATTCAGGTTTTTCAGGGTGCGGTTCTGCGTTACCGTAATGGTACCACTGATTCCACCTTCACCGTCCGTAAGATTTCTGATGGTATCGGCGTTGAGCGCGTATTTGCTGTTCACTCCCCCTACATCGAGCGTGTAGAGGTTGTTACTGAAGGTAAAGTACGTCGCAGTCGTATTTACTACCTGCGTAACCTTAAAGGTAAGGCTGCACGCATCAAGTCCAAAAAAGCTTGGTAG
- the trmD gene encoding tRNA (guanosine(37)-N1)-methyltransferase TrmD has product MKFNLVTLFPEFFDSPLSHGLISKAVEKGIVSFNKVDPREFTTDRHKSVDARPYGGGPGMVMFLDPIVKSLDSVGIKPAREGGCPEGKRLIMLSPKGRPLTQKLAVELSKEEELTLVCGRYEGIDARFEDIFPVELVSVGDFVLNGGEAGAMCLIEAVARLLPDFMGHADSGTEESFSSGLLEYPHYTRPPQYDGLDVPKVLSSGNHALIEEWRKKESLDATLEARPELLSEAEGLKKDDVRYLRTIPRKRLGKNLYMALVHYPVLNKFGEKAAVSLTNLDIHDMSRVSRSYSISGFYAVTPIEDQKKLADRIISHWTSGPGSKTNPDRAAALSKVSVKDSLLDVVEHIESETGKKPILVTTSARGAGNTTSGQVRELLYDSPVLLVFGTGHGLAPEILEMAAGCLRPIRFMDGYNHLSVRSAVAITVDRLLGDAW; this is encoded by the coding sequence GTGAAATTTAATCTGGTTACACTCTTTCCTGAGTTCTTTGACTCTCCGTTGTCCCACGGCCTTATCAGCAAGGCTGTAGAGAAGGGCATAGTGTCTTTCAATAAAGTGGACCCCCGCGAGTTTACAACAGACAGGCACAAAAGCGTTGATGCCCGTCCCTACGGCGGTGGACCCGGCATGGTGATGTTTCTTGATCCCATTGTCAAAAGTCTTGATTCCGTAGGTATAAAGCCCGCCAGAGAAGGAGGCTGTCCTGAAGGGAAGAGGCTGATCATGCTCTCTCCTAAAGGCAGGCCGCTTACTCAGAAGCTGGCTGTTGAACTTTCCAAAGAAGAGGAGCTGACCCTTGTCTGCGGAAGGTATGAAGGGATTGACGCCCGTTTTGAAGACATTTTTCCCGTAGAGCTGGTCTCCGTAGGGGACTTTGTTCTTAACGGTGGTGAAGCCGGAGCCATGTGTCTTATTGAAGCTGTTGCCCGCCTCTTGCCGGATTTTATGGGGCACGCCGATTCCGGTACTGAGGAAAGCTTCTCATCCGGTCTTTTGGAGTATCCGCACTACACCCGTCCTCCTCAATATGACGGGCTGGATGTGCCGAAGGTTCTTTCTTCCGGGAACCATGCTCTGATCGAAGAATGGAGAAAAAAAGAGTCTCTGGATGCAACCTTGGAAGCGCGTCCGGAACTGCTTTCTGAAGCTGAAGGGCTAAAAAAAGATGATGTGCGTTATTTGCGCACAATACCCCGTAAACGTTTGGGAAAAAATCTTTATATGGCTTTGGTGCACTATCCGGTGCTAAATAAATTTGGCGAAAAGGCCGCTGTTTCTTTGACAAACCTCGATATTCACGATATGTCCCGCGTTTCCCGCTCTTATTCAATAAGTGGATTTTACGCGGTGACTCCCATCGAGGACCAGAAGAAACTGGCTGACAGAATTATTTCTCACTGGACTTCGGGACCGGGTAGTAAAACTAACCCGGACAGAGCTGCGGCTCTTTCCAAGGTAAGTGTGAAAGATTCCCTGCTTGATGTGGTGGAGCATATTGAGTCAGAAACGGGTAAAAAACCGATACTGGTGACAACCAGTGCACGGGGCGCGGGCAATACGACCTCCGGTCAAGTCCGTGAATTGCTTTATGATAGTCCTGTGTTGCTGGTTTTCGGTACCGGTCACGGGTTGGCTCCCGAAATTCTCGAAATGGCAGCGGGTTGTTTAAGACCTATCCGCTTCATGGACGGATATAATCATTTATCAGTAAGAAGTGCGGTGGCGATAACGGTTGACAGGCTATTGGGAGACGCCTGGTAG
- the rimM gene encoding ribosome maturation factor RimM (Essential for efficient processing of 16S rRNA), translating into MLVVAEVVKSHGLRGEVCIDSHADSPFLFSEVPCLYLAKKGQKPRRFVVRSTRKHKGRMLIIFDGIDDRDQADSLRGMEVMIREGDLPRSSEEDVFMYELEGLSVELEDGAVVGTISDFIMAPGQETWVITSSEGKEILFPAVEEFVLSVDLESQKVVIDPPEGLIDLYLKKNDKK; encoded by the coding sequence ATGCTTGTAGTTGCCGAGGTGGTTAAATCACATGGTCTCAGGGGGGAAGTTTGCATAGATTCCCATGCGGACTCCCCTTTTCTGTTCAGCGAGGTCCCCTGCCTTTATCTGGCAAAGAAAGGGCAGAAACCTCGTCGTTTTGTTGTGCGTTCTACTCGAAAGCACAAAGGACGGATGCTTATAATCTTCGATGGTATTGACGACCGTGATCAGGCAGATTCTCTGCGTGGTATGGAAGTTATGATACGTGAAGGAGATCTTCCGCGCTCAAGTGAGGAGGATGTCTTTATGTATGAACTTGAGGGATTGAGCGTTGAGCTTGAAGACGGGGCCGTTGTTGGTACCATTTCGGACTTTATAATGGCACCCGGTCAGGAGACATGGGTGATTACTTCTTCAGAAGGAAAAGAAATTCTTTTTCCCGCTGTTGAGGAATTTGTATTGTCTGTTGATCTTGAATCGCAAAAGGTTGTGATTGATCCGCCCGAAGGGCTTATCGATCTCTACTTGAAAAAGAACGACAAGAAATAG
- a CDS encoding KH domain-containing protein — protein MLKDLVEYIAKSLVDNPDDVVVTEIEGEQTSVIELKVAKEDLGKVIGKQGRTARAMRTLLGAASTKVRKRSVLEILE, from the coding sequence ATGTTGAAGGATTTAGTTGAATACATCGCAAAATCTCTTGTTGACAATCCAGATGATGTTGTTGTCACCGAGATCGAAGGGGAGCAGACATCAGTAATCGAACTTAAGGTCGCGAAAGAGGACCTTGGTAAGGTTATTGGCAAGCAGGGTCGCACAGCTCGTGCAATGAGAACTTTGCTTGGCGCTGCATCAACCAAGGTGAGAAAACGCTCTGTTCTGGAAATTCTGGAATAG
- the rpsP gene encoding 30S ribosomal protein S16 — MAIKLRLTRMGSKKRPFYRIVAINSKTRRDGRPLDFCGYYNPMVEPVEVKIDKEKVEKWLERGAEPSDTVKSLLKANS; from the coding sequence ATGGCTATTAAACTAAGATTGACCCGTATGGGCTCCAAAAAGCGCCCTTTTTACCGTATTGTTGCTATTAACAGCAAAACCAGACGTGACGGTCGTCCTTTAGACTTCTGCGGCTACTACAACCCTATGGTTGAGCCTGTTGAAGTTAAAATTGACAAGGAAAAAGTGGAGAAGTGGCTTGAAAGAGGCGCAGAACCAAGCGACACTGTGAAATCTCTTCTCAAAGCAAATTCTTAA
- the ffh gene encoding signal recognition particle protein yields the protein MFDSLSDRLSEAFKNFKGQGRLDEKNIQAGMREVRLALLEADVNYKVVKDFVERVKERALGQEVQKSLSPGQQLIKVVNDELTELLGGEQEGLNFTKGKLSKIMMVGLQGAGKTTSSAKIALYLRRKKFKPYLVPADIYRPAAIEQLNVLGKQLDMPVYPSTTEMNPVDICRDALSKAEEAGCDVVLFDTAGRLHIDETLMDELVSIKAACAPDEILFVADAMTGQDAVNVASTFDEKLGITGVVLTKMDGDARGGAALSIKSVTGKAVKFVGMGEKLSELELFYPDRAASRILGMGDVLSLIEKAQSVMGEGEAEKLTDKFRKAQFDLEDFRTQMRRMKKIGSMSSIMKMIPGLGKLTKQLGDIEVPDKELNRIEAIISSMTMEERKKPKLINPSRRQRIAKGSGVEVQEVNQMLKNFEQMSKMMKKMMGGKGGKGKMPQMPNMPGMPGLGGGAGMPGMPGMPGMEGMEGLEGMNGMPQPSKTKSKKTLLARKKKKLNKQKRKKKKK from the coding sequence TTGTTCGACAGCCTATCAGATAGACTTTCCGAAGCCTTTAAGAATTTCAAAGGGCAGGGCCGACTGGATGAGAAAAACATTCAGGCCGGTATGCGCGAAGTGCGCCTTGCTCTTCTCGAAGCAGATGTAAACTACAAAGTTGTTAAAGATTTTGTAGAAAGGGTGAAAGAGCGTGCTCTCGGTCAGGAAGTCCAGAAAAGCCTTTCTCCCGGACAGCAGCTCATTAAAGTCGTCAATGACGAACTTACTGAACTGCTCGGCGGTGAGCAGGAAGGATTGAACTTCACCAAGGGCAAGCTTTCCAAAATAATGATGGTCGGCCTTCAGGGGGCGGGTAAAACAACTTCTTCAGCGAAGATTGCCTTGTATCTGAGGCGTAAGAAGTTTAAGCCCTATCTCGTACCTGCCGATATTTACCGTCCTGCTGCTATTGAACAGCTTAATGTTCTCGGCAAACAGCTGGATATGCCCGTCTATCCGTCCACCACGGAAATGAATCCTGTGGACATCTGCCGCGATGCATTAAGCAAAGCGGAAGAAGCCGGGTGTGATGTTGTTTTGTTCGATACAGCCGGACGACTGCACATTGACGAAACCTTGATGGACGAGCTTGTTTCTATTAAGGCCGCATGTGCGCCTGATGAAATACTTTTTGTGGCTGACGCAATGACAGGGCAGGATGCCGTCAATGTTGCTTCCACTTTCGACGAAAAACTTGGTATTACCGGTGTAGTACTTACCAAGATGGACGGTGACGCCCGAGGCGGTGCGGCTCTATCCATTAAGTCTGTTACCGGTAAGGCTGTTAAATTCGTCGGTATGGGTGAAAAGCTTTCAGAACTGGAACTTTTCTATCCCGACAGGGCTGCTTCAAGAATTCTCGGTATGGGGGATGTACTTTCCCTGATTGAGAAAGCCCAGTCTGTGATGGGAGAGGGAGAGGCTGAAAAACTGACCGATAAGTTCCGCAAGGCTCAGTTTGACCTTGAGGACTTTCGCACCCAGATGCGCAGAATGAAGAAGATCGGTTCCATGAGCAGCATCATGAAAATGATCCCCGGGCTCGGCAAGCTGACCAAGCAGCTTGGTGATATCGAGGTGCCTGATAAGGAACTGAACAGAATAGAAGCCATCATCTCGTCCATGACCATGGAAGAGCGCAAGAAGCCTAAGCTTATAAACCCCAGCCGCAGGCAGAGGATAGCAAAAGGTTCCGGCGTAGAAGTTCAGGAAGTGAATCAGATGCTCAAGAATTTTGAGCAGATGAGCAAGATGATGAAGAAAATGATGGGCGGAAAAGGCGGTAAGGGTAAAATGCCCCAAATGCCGAATATGCCCGGAATGCCCGGATTAGGCGGCGGTGCTGGAATGCCGGGAATGCCCGGTATGCCAGGGATGGAAGGCATGGAAGGACTTGAAGGAATGAACGGTATGCCCCAGCCTTCAAAGACTAAGAGCAAGAAAACCCTCTTGGCCCGCAAGAAGAAAAAGCTCAATAAGCAGAAACGCAAAAAGAAAAAGAAATAA
- a CDS encoding OB-fold protein, whose protein sequence is MSNVVKAEEFQLVDQAGRIRSKIYISDEGKVVADIFDSAGRLANRIDLHKIQKTGPAPHRNALQNKKETLGEWHSRIASEVQVSPSKLHVGSYKLYIDFVENNTRASAKYLNEVIEISGEIVDVSTKHFGDLHIGLKGISNYTAEVICHFAENLTPEVSNLKPGLKVRLKGKCTEYVNKRVKIWGCQIL, encoded by the coding sequence ATGAGCAATGTTGTTAAAGCAGAAGAATTTCAGCTTGTTGACCAAGCAGGGCGAATCAGGTCAAAAATCTATATTTCTGATGAAGGTAAGGTTGTGGCTGATATTTTTGATTCTGCAGGCCGGCTTGCCAACCGGATCGACCTGCATAAAATTCAAAAAACAGGCCCGGCACCCCACAGAAATGCTCTGCAAAACAAAAAAGAAACACTCGGAGAGTGGCACTCCCGTATTGCCAGCGAAGTTCAGGTTTCTCCTTCAAAGCTTCACGTCGGTTCTTATAAATTATATATCGACTTCGTAGAAAACAACACTCGCGCCAGTGCCAAATATCTTAACGAAGTTATTGAAATTTCCGGCGAAATAGTCGATGTTTCCACCAAGCATTTCGGCGACCTGCACATAGGACTTAAAGGTATTTCAAATTATACAGCTGAAGTCATCTGCCACTTTGCCGAGAACCTGACTCCTGAAGTCAGCAACCTCAAACCCGGACTGAAAGTACGACTCAAAGGCAAATGTACCGAGTACGTCAACAAACGGGTTAAAATCTGGGGATGTCAAATCCTGTAA